The sequence below is a genomic window from uncultured Stenotrophomonas sp..
GAGGTCGATGCCGCTCCCGGCGTGCCCATCGACGACGTGGAAGAAGTCTCCAACTACGTAGCCGCCCTCAACCACGGCCTGCGCCGGCTGCGCGAGGATGGTTTCCCGCTGTCGCTGCGCCTGATCCGGGAGATGCACGCCCTGCTGCTGCAGGGCGGTCGCGGGGCGACCAGGCAGCCGGGCGAGTTCCGCAAGGGCCAGGTCTGGATCGGCGGCAGCTCGCCTGCACTGGCCCACTTCGTGCCGCCACCGCCCGAAGCGCTGCCCGACGCATTGGCGGCGTTGGAGCGTTTCTTGCACCAGCCTTCCGGTCAGATGCCCCCTCTGGTCAAGGCCGCTCTGGCCCATGTCCAGTTCGAAACCATCCACCCCTTCAGCGACGGCAACGGCCGCCTTGGCCGCCTGCTGATTGCCCTGATCCTGTGCAACGAAGGCGTGCTGCGCGACCCGAGCCTGTACCTGAGCCTGTACTTCAAGCGCCGCCGCGCCGACTATTACGACCGGCTCAATGCCGTGCGCGTGCACGGTGACTGGGAAGGTTGGCTGGGCTTCTTCCTCGATGGCGTGGCCGAAACCGCGCAGCAG
It includes:
- a CDS encoding Fic/DOC family protein, which translates into the protein MPDRITGRYVAGSLAGSRYQAFIPDPLPPEPGLDLSAGELIARKERADQALGRLDGIAMMLPDPELFLYQYVRKEALLSSQIEGTQSSLSDLLLFEVDAAPGVPIDDVEEVSNYVAALNHGLRRLREDGFPLSLRLIREMHALLLQGGRGATRQPGEFRKGQVWIGGSSPALAHFVPPPPEALPDALAALERFLHQPSGQMPPLVKAALAHVQFETIHPFSDGNGRLGRLLIALILCNEGVLRDPSLYLSLYFKRRRADYYDRLNAVRVHGDWEGWLGFFLDGVAETAQQAVDTAQRLLALLAEDRARIATLGQRAGNVGLVFEQFARRVLLTVPQVAPHLALSPPTIRAAVRALEELEIVNELTGQQRHRVFAYQKYLDILSEGAQPL